DNA from Equus asinus isolate D_3611 breed Donkey chromosome 22, EquAss-T2T_v2, whole genome shotgun sequence:
GAATTGTGGCAAAATATCAACAATCAGTAAATCTGGGAGAAGGGTGTATTAGTGTTCATAGGAGCATTTTTTCAACTGTCCTCTGGCTTTGAAAATCTTCgaaataaaatggggaaaagatggacaatttaaaaagaagaatcttAATCCAGGTATCCTCAAATTTTCATGTGCATTAAAAATCATCTAGGAagtctgttaaaatgcagattctacaGAGTCAGAAGATCTGAGTGGAGCACTGGGATCTGCCTTTTAACAGGCCCGCGGGTGACTCTGAGTCAGGTCCCCAGGCCACACCATGAGAAGGGAGATTCACTTAGCATTCTGTGGCTGTAAGCTACTCTCCGGTTCTCCACTTGACGGGTAGCTGGTTGGAAGGGTCAGGCAGGCAGATGGAGTTGCGATGTTATAATGAGGGCAAGACTGGAGATTGTGGACACAGTTGGGGTGGTGGTGTTGGGGGCGGATTTTGCCTCCTTCTCTGGCTTTTGGCTTCTGGGGGGACAGAGGAGGCTCCTAGCGTCCAGGGGAAGAATGAAATCAGGGCTATGAATTCCTAATACTAGTGATGCTTTTCTATTTCACACACCCTAGGATaattctcctcatctgtaaaaaggtgGTCATAATAACTAATTTTGAAGCACCTCCCAAATTCCAACCTTTCATGAGCCTTGAGTCGCAGATGCGTTCAGACTGCAGACATGTCATTCCAACTTCTTGCCAGAAGGTGGCAGCAATATATCTCTATATTTTCCAGACTGACAACCacgggaaagattttttttaagtgcctCAGGGTTGCCTCCAGTTTAACCAACATTTATCTGACCTGGGTCCTGTGCTAGACACCACCGACACAAAGGCAAATAAGACCTGATCATATTATCCGGAGAAGGGGGGAGGAAACATGTAAACATATTACTGGTTTACtatgtgtgtgactttgggcaagttgccaaaactctctgtgcctcagtttattcaactgtaaaatgggaatagtaatagtACTATTACTAAATAGTACTATTATTAAATCTCACAACACCCCTGAGAGGAGGTGTCATCATCCCTATTTTGTAGactaagaaactgaggctcagacaggacaagtaacttgcccagggtcacacagcaagtaagtgcccGTGGCAGCCTGATCTCTTCTCCCATGACCTTTCCCTCCATTCCACCTTAGCCTCAAATGCCCACTCCCTTAGAAATACCCTTGGAATCCTATCAAGAGTCCAGTCTTTACTCTGCCAATCTCCCACCCTCTCTTGCCCACACACCCCTCCTCATCCAGCTTTGAGTCTGTGGCCCGTCATCTGGTAGCACTCTTGTCAATAACCTAAAATTCAATGCTCACCTGCCTTGCAAACCTCCGAATGTGTCCAATTGTCATTTCTCTCCAAGTCTTCACCAGAGCAGCCAGGgcggcagaggaggaggggcaaTATTAACACTGGCCAATCCTTCTACGGGTGGACTGTGTGCCACACACGAAGTGCTTCACATCTTGTAACTCATTCAATCCTCCAATTCTAAGATACTGTTATTATCATCCCCActtatggataaagaaaatggggtGAATGGAGGCTAAATCCCTCGCCCAAACCCGGAGCATCCCGCTAACTAAGCTGAGGGGCCGTGCTGGCACCCAGGCCGTCCGTCCAGAGTGCATGTCTTGATTGATACACTATTTGCCCAGGACAGAGAAAGGATGCGgccagcctcccctccctccatcagCCGGGAGGTCCCTGCCCCCTTCCACCCTGGGTCCAGCACTACTCTCAGCCACTAGTGAGGACAATCCAAAAGCGGTCCAGCTCCTCACTGCACTCGGGAGCTGGaaattaataacaacaacaataatatagTAGGGATAATAAAAAAATTAGCTTATATTTTCAGCCTTTGTTATGTGTGTCCTAAGTATTTTACACGTATTTatccatttaatcctcccaacaacacTATGAGGCAGAAGCTACAATTACCCCCTTTTACTGAAGGACATGGAAGGACACAGTAATGAGCCTAAATTCATACAATAGAGAGTTTTGGAGTCAGATGGGAAGCTCAGCAGCTGGATGCCACAGCCCTGGCTCCCAACCATGACCCTTTCCTATCCTTCTTTCAGCCCCCAGATCTCCCAGGCCTGGCTCTTTCTGAGTAAGGGGGGGAGTCTCTGCCTTGCCAGCAGGCCTGGtccccccactcccagccccagcctAACTCCCTCCACAGCTCCCAGAGCCCTACTGAGGAGGCCCTGGTCCCCTGCCCTCTGGGGCAtctgggctgggagctgggagcttAAACAGGGAGGGGGGGGGACACCCACCTGGAActccccaggcccaggcaggGGCCTCCACTCTCAAAGGCCCAGGATTACCAGCAGCTCCTATAAAGACAGGGCCTGAGCTGGTCCTCCACAGGACTTGCCTGCCTCTTCGTGTGTGGCACCAGCTCAAACTCCCAGTTTGCTTCTGGAGGACAGCAGGCAGGGGCCGGTCAGGGCCTCGGCTGGGGTCCCTGGGGCTCTAGGCCAATGGCAGCTGGAGCTCAGAAGCCCAGGGCTGTGGCAGAAAGCACCAAGCTTTCCCCAGCCCTCTCTTACACCTGTCAAGCCCCCCACCCACAGCCTAGGCAggaccctccccctccaccatCCTGGGAGTTAGGGGGGACAAGTCCTGGCTTATCCATCCCATCCCTTCTCTCCCGTCCTCCGTCTTCCCATTCCCCTGGCAACCAAACCAGACCCATCAAGGAGAAGGACCTGGCAGCTGTGCAGGGAGAGACTAATGGCCCGGAAGGAAGGAGGGGCCTGGAGAGATGAAGGCGGTAGGGAAGTGAGCCGTGGGCGTTGGCCCATCTCAGAGGCCGCACAAAGCGGGGGAGGCTCCTCTGCCCTGCAATGCCGAGGAGCTGGCCCGCCAGGGAGCCGCCCTCCTCACCCCCTCAGCCAGAGATCCAGCCCGACTTCCAAACAGGCATCCCCAGTCGCCCAGCTCTCGTCCTCAGGGACAGGTCCGCCTGTCCCTGCTGGAGAGCCCTGGAGTCCCCGGCAGCAGCAGCCCCATGGCTTCTGGAAAACCCAACAGGCCTCAGCACCCCGGCTCCTGCAGACCATCCGAGCTGCCCTGTCCAGTCCTGGGCAGCCTGTGCCTGTGTTCTGGAAGCCGTTTGACACGCAAAGGCCAGACATTAGACTTCTGCTAACTCCCGGGTGGGGGAGGGTAggaagggatgtgtgtgtgtacacataggTGTACCTATGCATCTGTGTGCATGGCTTGTGGACCTGTCCTGtggccttctctctcctctttcagtCCCTGGACCGTTGGGGATGGACACCTTCTCCGTCCCCATCTCTTCCCCATCCAGCCCCACCCATCCCTGGGTACCTGTAACTCCTCAATAGTAGAAACCGGTTCCTGCCAGTCCCTCCATCTCTCAGCCTTGGCAGCAGCTGCCactcctcagccccctccccttcctaCCTCAGGAATCACCCTGGTTCCTGTAAGGCCCGTGACTGAGCAGCAGTTGGTTGGGGGAAGGGAAAAGTCCAGTAAAGCCAGACAGCCTATAACCAGCTCACTCGGCTCAGCCCCTGGCAGGGCACAGACCTTCCCAAGTGGGACCCAGAGCTGGGCCCAGTCACCCTCAGACCCCTCCCATGTGCCCACCCTGTTGAGGTCGGGTGAAGGTCCAGGTTTGGGAGCTGTGTCTTTAAGGCTGAGACATCAGCAGGCAACCCCCTGGCCAAATGtccaggagagggggaggggaaagggccaGTCCATTAGCAGCAGAGCCAGCGCCAGGCAACAGCCCTCCACAGGGCCCTGGGGATTACGGAGAGAtcagcccttccccaccccctcagctgcctctgccctcctgccccccatCTCGCCCTGGGTGTGGCGATGGAGAGGGTAGCTGACAGCAGGTGAAGGCAGAGCCTAGCCTTCAGGGGACAAGTGGAGGCACAGGCTGTTGGGCCTAAACCAAGACAACTCTCCATCCATCTGGGCCACCTCCTCCCTACTGATGTGCCAGAAGCCTGCCCTGTAACCTCCAGTCCTCCTATCCCCCAATTTTTACCAGCTCTTTCAGGCAGGGACCCCAGCTCCAGTCAGGCCCTCACATTCTAGGCTCCTGCGCTGGATGCTTTGCAGGAAGGCGCTGAGCCCCGGCCCTGACCCGTCTGTGGTCGTCATCCCTGCTTTCTTCCCGGCCAACAACAGGGGGAATCAAGCAGGCAGGGCGCCAGCAACCCGGGAGGGAGGGTGCGGTGCTTCTGCTGCTCCGCAGGGGTGGGGCGTCCCCCTCCCCACATAGCCCCGCCATCAGGCCAGTGGGAGGAGCTGCCCGTGCCCCCCCTGAGCCCGCAGGGCTAGCTATAAAGCCGCCTCGCAGCGGTCTGGGTCTGCGGCTCCTTCCCAGCTCTGGACCAGCCCTGCCAGCGGTTACTGCCCATCCTCGGCCGCCATGAGCCACCCGTCGGGCCTCCGGGCCAGCGTCAGTTCCACCTCATACCGCCGCACCTTCGGGCCACCGCCCTCCCTGTCCCCTGGGGCCTTCTCCTACTCGTCCAGCTCCCGCTTCTCGAGCAGCCGCTTGCTGGGCTCCGCGTCGCCCAGCTCCTCCGTGCGCTTGGGCAGCTTCCGCGGTCcgcgggcgggcgcgggcgctCTCCTGCGCTTGCCCTCGGAGCGCCTCGACTTCTCCATGGCCGAGGCTCTCAACCAGGAGTTCCTGGCCACGCGCAGCAACGAGAAGCAGGAGCTGCAGGAGCTCAACGACCGCTTCGCCAACTTCATCGAGAAGGTGCGCTTCCTGGAGCAGCAGAACGCGGCCTTGCGCGGGGAGCTGAGCCAGGCCCGCGGCCAGGAGCAGGCGCGCGCCGACCAGCTGTGCCAGCAGGAGCTGCGCGAGCTGCGGAGGGAGCTGGAGCTGCTGGGCCGCGAGCGCGACCGGGTGCAGGTGGAGCGCGACGGGCTGGCGGAGGATCTGGCGGCGCTCAAGCAGAGGTCAGGGGGCAGGGCCCGGGCTGGGCGGTGGCCGTCGAGgcagctgctcctccctcccctcccgtCCCCACCAGCGCCCGAAGGAGTGGCTCCCCTTGCCAACCCGAGCGGGTGCAGGCAGCATCCTCGCCCGCGGGCTccaagcaccccccccccccgccctccctCTACCACTTGACTGAGTCTCTGGGGAGGCGAGAAAGGGACCCCTCCCTGTATATAAAGGGGCCCCATCTCGCTCCCAGCCTGTTAGAGAGAAAACGGGGGCAATTCCATCAGGCAGCCTGAAGACCCCTCCTCGGGCAGCAGCAGCCTCGAACCCAGATCCTGGGGGGCGCCCCTCTGAGAGCTGGCGGCCACCCAGCAGCTCAGCCTCTGCTCACTCTTCCCgccaggctggaggaggagacGCGCAAGCGGGAGGACGCGGAGCACAACCTCGTGCTCTTTCGCAAGGTGAGCCCAGGCCCCATGTCGTGCTCCGCCTTCCCTCCCCTATCCCCAGCCTGCGGATCCAGGGTGGCATCTGTGGGCACAGGGAGACGACCAAATGCCTCCAGAGGCCgacagggaggggctggcccttcCTCGGCCTGagcagcccctccctgctcttGAATCCTCACTGCCACCCCGTGAAGGACGTGGACGACGCCACCCTGTCCCGCCTGGAGTTAGAGCGCAAGATTGAGTCTCTGATGGATGAGATTGAGTTCCTCAAGAAGCTGCACGAGGAGGTGCGTGGACCCGCGGTCAGGGAAGGCTTCGGAAGTTGGAGGTGGTCTCCTGGGAGCTGGGGGACAAGCTCTGGAGGAGACTGGCGGGTGGAGCGGAGAAATCGCCCTGAGGAAGAGAAGCGAGATTTGCTGGGTAGACGCAGCCCCTCAACCCCCATCTACAGGTGGTTTGACTCCCACCCCTGCGCCACCTGGTGGCCAGCAGCGTAACCTGGCGGCTGGCTCGGCGCTGGCGGGGCGCGGGCGCGCAGTCCTACACGCGCCGCACTCCCTGGCGCCACCTTCTGTTCTCACTCaagtgtttcttctcttttctgtgcgCGAACTGCGCGGCCCACGTGGCATCTGCCCCGGGAACTCGACGTCTGGTTGCCCTGGGGGGCAGGAGCTGCGAGACCTGCAGGTGAGCGTGGAGAGCCAGCAGGTGCAGCAGGTCGAGGTGGAGGCGACCGTGAAGCCGGAGCTGACGGCGGCGCTGAGGGACATCCGAGCGCAGTACGAGAGCATCGCGGCGAAGAAcctgcaggaggcagaggagtgGTACAAGTCCAAGGTACGAGAGCCCAGGAGGGTCTGGGAGGTCCTGGGAGGGTGGGGCGCTGCGAGGAGGGCGCGTCCGGTCCTCTCACAGCCGGgttgcccccccccaccccgcagtATGCGGACCTGTCCGACGCTGCCAACCGGAACCACGAGGCCCTGCGCCAGGCCAAGCAGGAGATGAACGAGTCCCGACGCCAGATCCAGAGCCTGACGTGCGAGGTGGACGGGCTGCGCGGCACCGTGAGTACCAGGCTGCGCGCCCGGGCCCGGAGGGCTGGACGATGAAGACTGTTCCCCCACTGACCCCCTCTTCCCCCCAGAACGAGGCGCTGCTCAGACAGCTGCGGGAGCTGGAGGAGCAGTTTGCCCTGGAGGCCGGCGGGTACCAGGCGGGCGCCGCGCGCCTCGAGGAAGAGCTGCGGCAGCTAAAGGAGGAGATGGCGCGGCACCTGCGCGAGTACCAGGAGCTCCTCAACGTCAAGATGGCCCTGGACATCGAGATCGCCACCTACCGGAAGCTGCTGGAGGGCGAGGAGAGCCGGTGAGGGGCGGGGCTGCTGGGAGGTGGGTAGGGCGTGGTTGGGACGGCGTAGTGGGAAGGCTAGGGGCCCTGGCCGAGTCGCCGACCACTTGCTTCGCTCGCAGGATCTCCGTGCCAGTCCATTCCTTTGCATCCTTAAGTATAAAGACGACTGGTAAGTCCCCCACGCCTGGCTTCCAACCTGCCCGGCCCCTTGTCCACTTCTGCCCTGACCTGACTCTTGCTATGGCTCAGCTCAGAGATCGTTTCTCTCCTAGAACTACTGAGCCCTGGTCTACACTCGCTCCTGCTCCTCATGCCCtggtcctcccctcccctcctatCCCTTCCCCTCTAAGACTGAGTGAGAAAACCCAAGCCTCCTCCCTTCCACGCCTCATTGTGCTTTTTCCAGTGCCTGAGGTGGAGCCTCCCCAGGACAGCCGGAAGATGGTTCTGATCAAGACCATTGAGACCCGGAATGGGGAGGTGAGATGGATCACTTGAGCCCGGGACCCTATCGTTTCCCATATTATTTCTGAGCCCCAGCCAGGCTGCAGCTGACGTTAGGGTATTGTAGGTTAGTGGTtcttggggtgggagggagagagggaggtagAGAAGGTGGATGGAGAGACTGGAGGCTCAGCTGGTTATGCCAGGGATGGGGACACGGTGCCCCAAAGGAGCTGGAAGGAGGGTGGTGCTGAATGGTTTGTGCCCTTCACATGCCTTGCCCCCAGCAGGTGGTgacagagtcccagaaggagcagCGTAGTGAGCTGGACAAGTCTTCTACTCACAGCTACTGAACCCGTTGGTCCAGAGCTCCCTGACCCTTCCCTAGGCCTCCTCTAAGCCTGAACCCCGACGCCAGTCCTGAATtagtctcctctccctctgcatgTATCTTGGGGATGACACCAGTCACCCCTTCCCTGGCCAAGCCCTACCCAGCAGCTGTAGCTGGGCCTGTCCCTGCCCTGACACATAGACATGATCTATATGTTCCCCTTTTCTCATCCTGGTAAGACGCCAATGATCCCTAGGACTAGTGTGCCCCTGACATGACCCCATGATCATGCGTGGGCCAGCATCTGAGTGTCACTTTTGAATCAAATAAAACTGCTGTCAAGAGAACCCTGTCCAGTGCATTTGTGTCTGTGGAAGTGGGGATGCCAACCCAGATGGGGAGGAAACTCAGCAGTATTTTCCCCTTGTCTCAAGTCATTTCTTTTCTGGCTCCCACGATCTCAGCACCTATGACTCCCATTTACTCTTCTGGTTTTTCTCCTAcctctctgttcatttctttgcttcttttccccATCTGTAGCCCTGAGTGTCCCGCTGCCTGCTGGGTGTCCCAAAGGCCACTCACACTCAATGTGTCCAACACAGCTCGTCATCTCCCTCTCCACCATCTGCAATCAGGTTCTTCCTTCTGGATTCCTCGCTCTAGAAGGAGGCACCACGAGGACCTCTGTCGCCCAAATTAGAACTCACTTCATCTTCTAcccctttcttttcttcaccccccccccccattctgtTAATTCTACTTCTAAACTCTGTCTggttctctccatccccactgccaccaccctagTCCAGGCCACaatcatctcttgcctgggttACATTATCTACATCAATGGTCTCTTTCCCCTGGCCTTGCCCTGCCACCCACCTAAACCGATTCAACACTCTTAGTCGGCAAATCAGATTCTGCTGCCACCACTCCTCCCCCTGCTTGAAAATGTCTGCTTCTATGCTGGCCCTCAACTCCGCTCCATCCTACTCTTGCCTTCAAGTCCAAGTCTacttttgaatttaaaatgatCTTCTTCACTCAATTATGGAGCTAGGTGCAGGGAGTAAGCCAGGAGCCCTGCTCCCAAGGGGGTCACAACCTGGGGTGGCAGAGATAGACAAATCTGTGGAGAATTCCACTTGGCGACGAGTGCTATGACCAGGATAAGGAGACGGTGTGGTGGGAGCATGAAGAGGAGCCCCTAACGCACGCAGCCTTGCATGGTAGGGATGGCTTCCCCAAGGAGGCACCCTCACACGGGGCCCTGAAGGATGAGCGGGGGTCAGTCAGGTGAGCCGGGCGAGGAGGAGGGCTTTCCAGGCAGGTAAATCAGGTGGGAGGTAGGAGGGAGGGAGTTTGGAAAGTGAAAGTTGTTCTATGATGCTGGAgagaatagaaaggaaagaatggTGTTGAGGCTGGAAAGATGAAATGAGGGCCTTATATGCCATATTAAGGcatttggaatttatcctaaagaaaagggaaggagactTAAGGGTTTTAATCAGGAGGGTGAAGGATTCAGACCTGCATTTTGGAAAGGTCAGCTCGCTGTAGTGTGCAGAAACGATTAGAAGGAGATGGAGGAGCAGTTCGGAAGCTGTTGCCATGAAACATGTGAGATGATGGTAGGCAGAGAAGAGGACGGATTTGAGAAACGTTCAGGGGGTGAAATCTGCAGCACCTAAGCAGAGATTGGCAGTGTGAGGGGAAGGGCAAGACCAGCCAAGTTTTGGGTTTGATCAACCAGGCAGATGGTGGGAACTTTCACAGAAACGAGGAAGATTGGAGCAGGGAGGGGTGAGGGCCCAAGACAACAGTCAGTTTTAGACTTACTGAGTGTGAGATGCCGTGGAACAGCTGAGAGGAAGGGCCGCCGGACAGTTGGATCCACAGGTCTGGAGTTTGGGTGTGATATTTTGAGATGCTGAATCTATCAGGATGCTTTTCTGCTACAAGTAACATATcaccttatttatttaaaaaaaaataaagtaaagaaaTATCTCATGTAACAAGGAGCCACAGGTAGACAGGCTCTGAGGTTGGTTGATCCAACAGTTCAACAGTGTCATCAAGGACCCAGACTCTCTCCATGGCTCTGCTCAGCCTTCCTTCTTTGAAGGGAGCTTTGCCCTTGGGATGGTTCTCCTCATGGTCCTAAGATGGCTGCCAGCAGCTACTGGATGACACTTCTCTCTTCACATCCAGTGGAGGAAAGACAAAACCTGCTCCCAGGTATGAGATGCAAGTCCTTTCCTTTAGGCTGTCTGCCTAATGTCATCAGTGTGTTCACTCCTGGAGCAATGACAGTTACCAGGGGAAAGCCACTGACTGCCTTTGGCTAATCGTCAGGCATGGAAGGGATGCTGGGAATCAACCATAAGATCCGTTGCAAATATTTCTCAGGCTTCCCACTGCCCTCACCCTCCACATACATTCTTTAAACACCTGGCCTTCTCTCCCTTTCACTCAGTGGCACTTATTACCTCGGGAGATATATGATTGCTGGAAAGCAGACAAAAGCTTTAGAGTTTCAAATGTCTAGGTTTTCAAGTGAGCAAAATCCCAAGTTTGTAAACTTTTACATCAGAGTCAGTGGCCTATGATTTGTACTGGATACAAGGAAGAAAGATTGAGCCGAAGAGAAAGGGGCACGGGGCCTGTCAGGTGTCCCacatgagaagaaataaaaccaaccaAAAACCGTGTATAaagtgagaaaagagaagggCCTTGGGGAGGCTCTGGGCATAGGCAGTGGAAGAGAACCCTGAGGGTGAACAGGCCAAGCTGTAGGAGGATAACTAGGAGAGCGTGGCCCCAGGAAGCTAGGCAAGAGAAAGCTCTCAGGAGGGAGTGGCTAGCCGTGTCAAAGGATGCTGGGAGCCAAGGTGAGATGACAGTTGGAAAATGTGGGGTTATCAACAAGGAAGGTGTTAAGAGACCTCAACGAGGACAGCTTCAGAGCAGGGTAGCGTCAGAGACAAAAGATGGTCAATTGAGGAGTGAAtgagagatgaggaagcagagagcagaCCACTCTCTGGAGACATTTGactgttagaagaaaagaaagacctgTGTTTGAGAAGTGAAATTTTGAAGAAAGGAGAAACTAGATCAATAATTTTCAAAGTGCAGGTCATGAAACATTGTAATATAAACTATTGGGTCAAGaccaacatttttaaagaaaaagaatagaaaactttgGGTGTggtaaaacttttattttcaatatatttatatacatgtgtatTGGGTTGtcatataaaacacatttttcatcttgaattctggtaaaaaataaaattgaaaaaagaccAAACTTGAACATGTTTAAATGCTGGGGAGTTTAGAAAAATCAAGTTGTCACAGGTGGGCCCAGCCACCTCTTGAAATGACAGAACCTCAGACTTGGATGTGATTGAAGGGTTTTTGGAAAACTCAGAATCCAACTCTAATCAAGAGGATCTGATGCCAACCTCAGGGAGACAGGCCTGGCATTTGACTGTAATTAAGAGAGCTGATACCACATGGATTTTATTGCACTCCACTTGGTGGAAGAAGGGAGATAGTTTTCACGACATCTATAAGAAGGTTATCTCCAAGGCAAGGATGTGGCCACATTTATCTAGTCGATCCCCTAGAGGGGACCGGACTGTGGTGGGCACATGTATCCCGGGCCCCGGGGAGGTGCCCACTGTGGTAGCAGGCATAGTTCCTCAGGGTTGAAGAAGGAGTTCAGTTATCTgggttgcaaagaacagagactaACCAAATATCCTGGGCAAGGGGGAGTTAATTGTGAGGTTACACATGGAAATAAGGGGGACGAGAATTGCAGCTGCCTGGGGTGGAGTGCGAGTTGGTTCCCGGGAACCGAGAAACGCCTGTGTGGCCCGGCCCCACAGGAAGAACGGGCTCTGCAGCCCGGCTGGGCCTGCTGAGCATGAGAGGGGTCAGGAAGCCCCTCAGCAGCAGGAGCACCCTGTTCCCTGAGCCAGGGTCCTACTGCTTCTATTGCTCCTGTCACAATGAGCAAATGACCTCCGCCTCTACCCTGGCTTTTGTTTACTCATAGTTTCTCCTTACTCATGGCTTCAATTGTCCTATGGCTTCCATGGGCCTAATAGCAATTGCAGGCTGACTTCTGGGGCTTTCTCTGGTTCAGCTCTCACATACTACCACAGAAGATGTTCACTTTACTAGCCTTGCCAGATTGATTGACATTTTTCCAGTCCGTCGTGAGACATACCCTCAGAGATCATAACACTGAGCTCTAGGATAACAGGCTGCTCTCGACCCCGTGCACTTCAGTTCCCGCTAGTTAACAAATGTTGTTAAATGCATAATAAATCTTGGTTGGTTTTGTTCCTAAATCTGTTTTTGACACTCATTATCTAATCCCATAGTTCAagcaagtattttttaaactaatgaaAGAGTGTGAAAGTACAATTTTTGTTTAAcagatggcatagtggttaagaatcTGCATCAGGATCTTGGATCTTCTACTTATTACAAGCATGACCTTGGGAAAGATACTtcacctctctttgcctcagtttcctcacctgtaaaatggagataacaatagtAGTTCTCTTTATCTCTAACAGGATTGTtgcgaagattaaatgagatggttcCTGCAGAGGTGAGTGGGCTCGGCTATCCTGTCGGCGGGAGAATGAGGTGGCGTGCCTCAGAATGCGGCCTCCTAAACTGCTCCCCTCAGCAGCGCACCGTGGGGCCGTCAGACGCTAAACCAAGGCTCACAGTTCTAGTTATTCTTCAGCAGGGTAAACATCAAAGGGTTTGTTCTGTTTCGAGGGGACAGCTTGGGCATTGCTGCAGCCTTTTTTCAtgctgtattaatttcctattgcatggtaacaaattaccacaaacttagtggcttaaaacaacaaatgtaaTGATTTTCCAgtgctggaggtcagaagtctccAATGGGATGACAGATCTGCGTTTCTGTTGGAAGTTCTCAAGGAGCCTTTTACAGCTTCTAAAGACCGCCCACATTCCTTGGCCCTTGGCCcttttctgtcttcaaagccagcagtccCACCCCTCTGATCACTGCGTCAGTTATCACATTTTCTCCGAC
Protein-coding regions in this window:
- the PRPH gene encoding peripherin isoform X2, producing MSHPSGLRASVSSTSYRRTFGPPPSLSPGAFSYSSSSRFSSSRLLGSASPSSSVRLGSFRGPRAGAGALLRLPSERLDFSMAEALNQEFLATRSNEKQELQELNDRFANFIEKVRFLEQQNAALRGELSQARGQEQARADQLCQQELRELRRELELLGRERDRVQVERDGLAEDLAALKQRLEEETRKREDAEHNLVLFRKDVDDATLSRLELERKIESLMDEIEFLKKLHEEELRDLQVSVESQQVQQVEVEATVKPELTAALRDIRAQYESIAAKNLQEAEEWYKSKYADLSDAANRNHEALRQAKQEMNESRRQIQSLTCEVDGLRGTNEALLRQLRELEEQFALEAGGYQAGAARLEEELRQLKEEMARHLREYQELLNVKMALDIEIATYRKLLEGEESRISVPVHSFASLSIKTTVPEVEPPQDSRKMVLIKTIETRNGEVVTESQKEQRSELDKSSTHSY
- the PRPH gene encoding peripherin isoform X1 → MSHPSGLRASVSSTSYRRTFGPPPSLSPGAFSYSSSSRFSSSRLLGSASPSSSVRLGSFRGPRAGAGALLRLPSERLDFSMAEALNQEFLATRSNEKQELQELNDRFANFIEKVRFLEQQNAALRGELSQARGQEQARADQLCQQELRELRRELELLGRERDRVQVERDGLAEDLAALKQRLEEETRKREDAEHNLVLFRKDVDDATLSRLELERKIESLMDEIEFLKKLHEEELRDLQVSVESQQVQQVEVEATVKPELTAALRDIRAQYESIAAKNLQEAEEWYKSKYADLSDAANRNHEALRQAKQEMNESRRQIQSLTCEVDGLRGTNEALLRQLRELEEQFALEAGGYQAGAARLEEELRQLKEEMARHLREYQELLNVKMALDIEIATYRKLLEGEESRISVPVHSFASLSIKTTVPEVEPPQDSRKMVLIKTIETRNGEQVVTESQKEQRSELDKSSTHSY